The proteins below come from a single Megalobrama amblycephala isolate DHTTF-2021 unplaced genomic scaffold, ASM1881202v1 scaffold407, whole genome shotgun sequence genomic window:
- the LOC125261381 gene encoding GTPase IMAP family member 7-like isoform X2 has translation MEGLIKLDQRIVLLGRTGSGKSSTGNTIIGNFEFKHGISSKSVTRSCQRHVTTVEDKVISVIDTPGLYDTSMSEEELKKEIEKCIYMSAPGPHVFLLVIRLGVRFTEEEKKTVKWIQENFGKEASHHTIILFTHADYLKGISLDKYISESNDLKALIDECSGRFHSFNNEDMINRSQVTELLQKIDKMVKINGGQHYTNDIFKKAQRKIEQEALKQKLMDYGQTALTAIGGVAVAGVAAVVGIALAKGK, from the coding sequence ATCAGAGGATTGTGCTGTTGGGTAGAACTGGATCAGGAAAGAGTTCAACAGGAAACACCATCATTGGCAACTTTGAGTTTAAACATGGTATTTCCTCTAAGTCTGTTACTAGAAGTTGTCAAAGACATGTGACAACAGTGGAGGATAAAGTCATCTCAGTGATCGACACTCCAGGACTGTATGACACATCAATGAGTGAAGAAGAGCTGAAGAAAGAGATCGAGAAGTGCATCTACATGTCTGCTCCTGGCCCTCATGTGTTTCTGCTGGTCATCAGACTGGGTGTGAGATTCACAGAAGAAGAGAAGAAAACAGTGAAATGGATTCAGGAAAACTTTGGAAAAGAAGCTTCTCATCACACCATCATTCTGTTCACTCACGCTGATTATCTGAAGGGGATTTCATTAGATAAATACATCAGTGAAAGTAATGATCTCAAGGCTCTTATTGATGAGTGCAGTGGCAGATTTCACTCATTCAACAATGAAGACATGATTAATCGCTCTCAGGTCACAGAACTGCTGCAGAAGATTGATAAAATGGTGAAGATCAATGGAGGACAGCACTATACtaatgatatatttaaaaaagccCAGAGAAAGATTGAACAAGAggctttaaaacaaaaactgatgGACTATGGGCAAACAGCTCTAACAGCAATAGGAGGAGTAGCAGTAGCAGGAGTAGCAGCAGTAGTAGGAATAGCACTAGCAAAAGGAAAATAA